Proteins found in one Dermochelys coriacea isolate rDerCor1 chromosome 17, rDerCor1.pri.v4, whole genome shotgun sequence genomic segment:
- the LOC119844742 gene encoding claudin-3-like, which yields MSMGLEISGVALSVLGWVGTIVCCALPMWRVTAFIGNNIVTAQIIWEGLWMNCVVQSTGQMQCKVYDSMLALPQDLQAARALVVIAIMLAVLGLMVALIGAQCTRCVEDETTKAKITIVSGVIFLLAGIMTLIPVCWSANTIIRDFYNPVVIESQKRELGASLYVGWAAAVLQLFGGALLCCSCPPKDEKYAPAKVAYSAPRSTGPSYDKRNYV from the coding sequence ATGTCGATGGGGCTGGAGATCAGTGGGGTGGCCCTGTCGGTGCTGGGCTGGGTGGGCACCATCGTGTGCTGTGCACTGCCCATGTGGAGGGTGACGGCCTTCATCGGGAACAATATCGTGACAGCCCAGATCATCTGGGAGGGGCTGTGGATGAACTGTGTGGTGCAGAGCACGGGCCAGATGCAGTGCAAGGTCTACGATTCCATGCTGGCGCTGCCCCAGGACCTGCAGGCGGCTCGCGCCCTGGTGGTGATCGCCATCATGCTGGCCGTGCTGGGCCTCATGGTTGCCCTCATCGGAGCGCAGTGCACCAGGTGCGTGGAAGATGAGACAACCAAGGCCAAGATCACCATCGTGTCTGGAGTGATCTTCTTGCTGGCTGGGATCATGACCCTCATCCCCGTGTGCTGGTCGGCCAACACCATCATCCGCGACTTCTACAATCCTGTGGTGATAGAGTCACAGAAGCGGGAGCTGGGAGCCTCCCTGTACgtgggctgggcagctgcagttctgcagctgtttgggggggctctgctctgctgctcctgcccccccaaggATGAGAAGTACGCTCCAGCCAAGGTGGCTTACTCTGCTCCCAGATCCACCGGGCCCAGCTACGACAAGAGGAACTACGTGTGA